From a single Nissabacter sp. SGAir0207 genomic region:
- the glpE gene encoding thiosulfate sulfurtransferase GlpE codes for MEQFEAISVEQAHTRLNQGEAVLVDIRDPQSFETGHAPGAIHLTNANLGAFIEQTPPATPVMVMCYHGISSRNAAQYLLTQGYDAVYSIDGGFEAWARIFPDAVDTGHG; via the coding sequence ATGGAACAGTTCGAAGCAATCAGCGTTGAGCAGGCGCACACCCGTCTTAATCAGGGTGAGGCGGTGCTGGTGGATATCCGCGATCCGCAAAGTTTTGAGACGGGACATGCGCCCGGCGCCATTCATCTGACCAATGCCAATTTGGGCGCGTTTATTGAGCAAACGCCACCCGCCACGCCGGTTATGGTGATGTGCTACCACGGCATCAGCAGCCGCAATGCCGCGCAGTATCTGCTGACCCAAGGCTATGACGCGGTCTACAGCATTGATGGCGGTTTTGAGGCCTGGGCACGCATTTTCCCGGACGCGGTAGACACCGGCCACGGCTAA
- the ulaR gene encoding HTH-type transcriptional regulator UlaR has translation MTEAQRHNAILGLLQRQGQLSVAEVIAQFSISPATARRDITKLNELGKLRKVRNGAEAITAPRQAWTPLNIHQAEHLDEKVRIARAAAALCRPEQSVVINCGSTAFLLGQEICGKPVQVITNYLPLANYLIEQEHESVVIMGGQYNKSQAITLAPQEGDATLYAGHWMFTSGSGLTADGLYKSDMLTAMAEQKMLNYIGKLAVLVDSSKLGQRAGMLFSRTEQISVVITGRDAAPAIVEQLRAQQVEVMLV, from the coding sequence ATGACAGAGGCACAACGACACAATGCAATTCTTGGGCTGCTTCAGCGTCAGGGACAGCTCTCAGTGGCGGAGGTGATCGCGCAATTTTCTATCTCCCCTGCCACGGCGCGCCGTGACATCACCAAGCTGAATGAACTGGGCAAACTGCGCAAAGTGCGGAATGGGGCGGAGGCGATCACTGCCCCCCGGCAGGCCTGGACGCCGCTGAATATCCATCAGGCGGAGCATCTGGATGAGAAGGTGCGGATTGCCAGGGCGGCGGCGGCGCTCTGTCGCCCTGAGCAGAGCGTGGTGATCAACTGCGGCTCCACGGCGTTCCTGCTGGGCCAGGAGATCTGTGGCAAGCCGGTACAGGTGATCACCAACTACCTGCCGCTGGCTAACTACCTGATTGAGCAGGAGCATGAGAGCGTGGTCATCATGGGCGGGCAGTACAACAAAAGTCAGGCGATCACGCTGGCCCCGCAAGAGGGGGACGCCACCCTCTATGCTGGCCACTGGATGTTTACCAGCGGCAGCGGCCTGACGGCGGACGGCCTCTATAAAAGCGATATGCTGACGGCGATGGCGGAACAAAAAATGCTGAACTACATCGGCAAGCTGGCGGTACTGGTCGATAGCAGCAAGCTCGGCCAGCGGGCGGGTATGCTGTTTAGCCGTACCGAGCAGATCAGCGTCGTGATTACCGGGCGTGACGCGGCACCGGCCATTGTCGAACAGTTACGGGCGCAGCAGGTTGAAGTGATGCTGGTATAA
- the glpG gene encoding rhomboid family intramembrane serine protease GlpG, whose product MVRIMAFSNPRAAQAFIDYMATQGIKLEMRPQGQEVELWLNEESRLGEVEQHLAAFLREPFHPRYQEASWRAGQSNHTLSYPRYSYLARIRSQAGPLTLSVMVLSILIYLLMPVVGGDRLMNWLGWPADSSQYWQLWRWVSHALLHFSPLHILFNLLWWWYLAGPLEKRFGSGKLATIALVSAFFSGWAQSLYSGIYFGGLSGVVYALMGYVWLTGELAPKAGIALPRGLMVFSLVWLVAGYFDIFGLAIANAAHVAGLILGLMMALKDVRSLRGPR is encoded by the coding sequence ATGGTAAGAATAATGGCGTTCTCCAACCCGCGGGCGGCGCAGGCATTTATCGACTACATGGCCACGCAGGGCATCAAGCTGGAGATGCGGCCACAGGGGCAGGAAGTTGAACTGTGGCTGAATGAGGAGTCACGACTGGGAGAGGTGGAGCAGCATCTGGCGGCATTTTTGCGTGAGCCGTTCCACCCGCGTTACCAGGAGGCAAGTTGGCGCGCTGGCCAGTCCAACCACACGCTCTCCTATCCACGCTACAGCTATCTGGCGCGCATCCGCAGCCAGGCCGGGCCGCTGACGCTCTCCGTGATGGTGCTGAGCATCCTGATCTACCTGCTGATGCCGGTGGTGGGCGGCGACCGCCTGATGAACTGGCTCGGCTGGCCAGCGGACAGCAGCCAATACTGGCAACTGTGGCGCTGGGTCAGCCATGCGCTGCTCCACTTCTCGCCGCTGCATATCCTGTTCAACCTGCTCTGGTGGTGGTATCTGGCCGGGCCGCTAGAGAAGCGTTTCGGCAGTGGCAAGCTGGCGACCATCGCGCTGGTGTCGGCCTTCTTCAGTGGCTGGGCGCAGTCGCTCTATAGCGGCATCTATTTTGGTGGCCTCTCCGGCGTGGTCTATGCGCTGATGGGCTATGTCTGGCTGACTGGCGAGCTGGCACCCAAGGCGGGCATTGCGCTGCCGCGCGGCCTGATGGTGTTCTCGCTGGTTTGGCTGGTCGCTGGCTATTTTGATATTTTTGGCTTGGCAATTGCCAACGCCGCCCACGTTGCCGGGTTGATCCTCGGCCTGATGATGGCCCTTAAGGATGTACGCAGCCTGCGTGGGCCGCGTTAA